CGGCGGCATCGTGGCCTCCATCGGGCTGTTCGGCGCCCTGGCGTTCTCCGCGGTCCGCAACGGGCTGGCGCTCTACCGCGCCGAGCCGCTTCCCCGCTGACCGATGGCTGGAACACGCGGGGCGGACGCGGCGTGTCGGCGGCGGCGGCGCGTTCGACCCCCGGACCTAGTGAGGAGGTTGCAGAGATGGCTGGTGTTCAACGCCGTGGGGACGATGGGCGTGGCGGTGCAGTTGACGGTCCTGTTGAGCCTGACCGAGGCGCTGGGCCTGAACTACCTGGTCGCAACCGTGCTGGCGGTGGAATCCGCCATCCTGCACAACTTCGTCTGGCACGAGCACTGGACCTGGCGGGACCGGGGCCCCGGGAGCCGCGGGCGGTGGACGCGCCTGGCGTGGTTCAACCTGGTGACCGGCGCCCTCTCCATCTCGAGCAATGTCGTCTTCACGGCGCTCTATGTGAACGCCCTGGGCGTTCACTACGCAATCGCGAACCTGATGGCCATCGCGACGTGCTCGCTGCTGACGTTCGTCGCGAGCGACCGCTTCGTTTTTCGCGCATGCAACGAAGGAGAGGACATGATGACTGGCGGAAGCGTCTCGAAGAAGCAGGGCCGGCGACCGATCTGGAGGTTCGCGACGCCCCGAGCGGGGCTGGCCGTGGTTCTCGCGGGCGCGTGCACGCAGGGACTCGCCGCCGCGGAGCTGCAGGATGAGACGCTCGCGGCGTGGGAGCGCTACGTCCGGCTGACGGAGCAGCGCATCGCGAACGAGCTCGACGACGCCGACGCCCGGGCCCTCGAGGTCGGCACTCGGTTCCTGGCGCAGGACTTCCGCGACGACGCGGCCGGCGCACGGCGGGACGTGCTGGCGGGTGACGTGCGTATCGACCGGATGGCGACGCGCGACTCGGACGGGAACCGCATCCGGGTGCCGAAGGGCGCCATCCACCACTGGCGCGGCAGCGTGCTGATCCCGGGCGCCACGCTCGACGACGTCCTGCACGACCTGATGCACGGGGCCGACCTGACCGGGATGCAGAACGGCGTCGTCGAGTCGCGCGTACTCGATCGGGACGGTGACCGGCTGCACGTGTTCCTGAAGCTGCGCCGGAAGCAGTTGATCACCGTGCACTACAACACCGAGCACCGTGTGCGCTACACGCGCCACCGGCCGGATGCCGCGTCGAGCCGCAGCGTCTCGACCCGCATCGCCGAGCTGGTGGACGCCGGCTCGCCGGCGGAGCGCGAGAAGCCGATCGGGCGCGACCGGGGGTTCCTGTGGCGGCTGAACTCCTACTGGCGCTACCAGCAGACCGACGCCGGCGTCATCGTCGAGTGCGAGTCGGTCAGCCTGAGCCGCTCCATTCCGCGCGCCGTCCGGTGGATGGCGACCCCCATCGTCAACCGGACGGCACGGCAGGTGATGACCCGCACGCTGACCTCGATGGCCGCCGCGATGCACGGCCG
The DNA window shown above is from Acidobacteriota bacterium and carries:
- a CDS encoding GtrA family protein; translated protein: MAGTRGADAACRRRRRVRPPDLVRRLQRWLVFNAVGTMGVAVQLTVLLSLTEALGLNYLVATVLAVESAILHNFVWHEHWTWRDRGPGSRGRWTRLAWFNLVTGALSISSNVVFTALYVNALGVHYAIANLMAIATCSLLTFVASDRFVFRACNEGEDMMTGGSVSKKQGRRPIWRFATPRAGLAVVLAGACTQGLAAAELQDETLAAWERYVRLTEQRIANELDDADARALEVGTRFLAQDFRDDAAGARRDVLAGDVRIDRMATRDSDGNRIRVPKGAIHHWRGSVLIPGATLDDVLHDLMHGADLTGMQNGVVESRVLDRDGDRLHVFLKLRRKQLITVHYNTEHRVRYTRHRPDAASSRSVSTRIAELVDAGSPAEREKPIGRDRGFLWRLNSYWRYQQTDAGVIVECESVSLSRSIPRAVRWMATPIVNRTARQVMTRTLTSMAAAMHGRGPAGVGPGGAPPPPPAGRGPRRAGGGGRGGGEGGSA